The DNA window CCTTATTGCGCTCGGTCGCACCGGCGGTGCTGCGCCAGCGTCTGCGCGAGGCCGGCCAGGTCGACGTCGGCGACGCTCTGGCCGCCATCGCCTGCCCGCTGCTGTACCTGCGCGCCGAGCACGACCGGCTGGTCTCCGCCGACAGCCTCGCCCGGATCCGCGCCCGCGTCCCGACGCTGAGCGACGTCGCGTTCGACGCGCCGCATTTCTTGTTGCAGGTACAGGCGGCCGCCGCGGCAGCGTCGATCTGCGCATGGGCTGCGGAGCTGCCGGCGCAGGGCTGACCCGGCCGGACGGCTCGTCCGCCAGTCCCCTCCGCCGCTTCGCTCTCGCAACTTCACCGCATTTTGCTCCGCAGCATGTGCCTACTATCGGCACAGCCAGCCGGAGCCTGCCCATGCCCGCTCGCCTGAGTCGTCGCGACTTCCTCAAGTCCAGTCTGGTCGCCGGCATCGCCGTGTACGTCGCCGCTCCCGGCAGCGACGTCCTCGCCGCCCTGTTCGAACGCGAACGCCTCCGCCCGCCGCCGTGGGATCCGGCGCGCGGCCGCTTGCGCTACCGCACCGACGCCACCGCGAAGGTCGCCGGCGAAAAGCTCTTCAGCTACGACATCCGCAGCCGCGACCTGCCGGGTTGGCCAGCGCAGCAAGCGCACGCGATGCTGCTGCGCGCGACCCGCGCCGACCGTGTCTACCAGGGCTTCGATCTGTCGGCGCTCGAGGCCGGCCTGCAGCCCGACCGCGTCGTCGCCGCCGCCGATCTGACCCGCGACGGCGTCGCCCTGCCGCCGTTCTACGGCGAGGACATGCTGTTGCCGCCGGGCAAGACCCCGGCCTACCTCGGCCAGGCCGTCGCCCTGCTGATCTGGCACGACTTCGCCCGCTTCCGCGCGGCCAAGACCCGGCTCAAGTTCCGCGACGACCTGATCCGCTGGGGCGCGCAGACCGGCCCGATCGAACGCGAGCCCTGGGCCAGCTTCCGCTACGTGCGCGTCGGCGGCGCTACCGCGTTCGACGACGATGCCTATTCCAGCCTCAAGGACACGCCGCTGTTCCCGGCCGGCTATCGCAAGCAACTGCCGCAGTGGCCCGCGGCCGACGCGGCCGGCAAGCTCGACGCCCAGGGCATGGCCCATGCCGAGGCGATCGAGGCCGAACTCAATGCGGCCGGCGCCGGCAAGCAGGTGTTCGAACGCGAGTACTTCTCGCAGTCGATCGACACCGCGGCGATGGAGCCGGACAACGGCAACGGCTGGTTCGACGCCGCGACCGGCACTGTGCACGCGGTGTCGGCGACGCAGTCGCCGAACGAAGTCGCCGAGGACGGCGCGCGCATGCTCGCCGCCAGCCGGTTCGCGGCGAAGGCGCTGGTGCTGCATCCCTGCTACACCGTCGGCTACGGTTCCAAGGACCACAACCCGTTCCCGTTCTACGCGCTGATGGCGGCGCTGTACGGCGATGGCCGACCGGTGCGGCTGGCCAACGATCGCTACGAGCAGTTCCAGTCCAGCCTCAAGCGGCACAGCTTCCGCATGCATTACCGGCTCAAGCTGGATCGCGCCAGCGGCCGCTTCGAAGTCTTCCAGGGCCGCATGCAGGGCGACGGCGGCGGCCGGCGCAATTTCTCGCCTTCGGTGTGCCTGGTCGCGGCGACCGCGGCGCAATCGATCTACTACTTTCCGCGCAGCGACCTGGCCAGCACGGTGATCGCCTCGCGCGCGCTCGACGCCGGTTCGGCGCGCGGCTACGGGACCCTGCAGAGCATGGGCGCGACCGAAATGCTGGTCGACGAGATCGCCGCCGAACTCGGCCTGGACCCGATCGAACTGCGCCTGCGCAACGTGTTCGACACCGGCATGAAGAACACCCAGGGCGCGATTCCCGGCGGCGTGCAGCGCGCCGGCGAGGTGCTGCGCAAGGCGCGCATGCACCCGCTGTGGACCCAGCGCGCCGCGCGCAAGCGCGAGTACGAAGCGGCCCATCCCGGCCATCGCTATGGGGTCGGCTTCGGCTGCGTGCAGAAGGACTACGGCACCGGCGCCGAGGCCGCGTTCGCCGAAGTCGCGCTGGGGCGCGACGGCCGCATCGTCCTGCGCCACATCGGCATCGAGATGGGCACCGGCATGGCCAGCAGCCAGGCCGCGCTGTGCGCGCCGTGGCTGGGGCGACCCGCCGACGAGGTCCGCACCGGCGAAACCGCGTGGCCGGAGCTGCCGATGGTCGCCACCGACGATCCCTGGCTGATGTCGCAGGCGACCCAGGACGCGCATGCCGGCGATCCGCGCTGGACGCCGAATTACGCCAGTCCCAGCAGCGCCAGCAACTCGGCCTACTTCTTCGGCCACGCCACCCGCGAGGCGGCGCGGCAGGTATTCGTGCAAGGCCTGTGGCCGGCGGCGTTGGCGCTGTGGCGCCGCGGCTACGGCGGCGGCCAGCTCGCGCCGCTGTCGGTGCGGCGCGAGGACGCGCGCTGGATCGAAGGCCGCCTGACCGCAGCCGGCCTGCAACCGCTGGCCCTGCCCGAACTCGCCGCTGCGGCCTACGAACTGGGCCTGGCGACCGGCGCAGTGGTGCATACCTTCAATCGCTGGCAATGGGCCGAAGCCGAATTCGCCCTGTCCGGCGACGAGGCGCGGCTGCCGCTCGACGGCCTCGCCTTGCGCTGGGGCGATGGCGCCGGCACCGGGCCGGGCGCGCCGACCGCGAACGGCTATCGCATGCTGCAACGGCGCCGGGTGCACTACCCGCCGACCCAGCGCAACAACGCCGGCGTGGTCTACTACAGCGTGGTCGGCACCCTGGCCGAAGTCGCGGTGGATACCGCGACCGGTCGCGTCGAGTTGCTCAACCATCACTCGATCATGGAATGCGGCACGCCGATCGTGCCCGAACTGGTGTCGGGCCAGTTGCAGGGCGGCCTGGCGATGGGCATCGGCCATGCCCTACACGAGTATCTGCCGTTGTACGAGGACGGCCCCGGCAACGGCACCTGGAATTTCAACCGCTACGCCCTGCCGCGGGCACGCGACGTCGCGGTGTGGAAACAAACCGGCGAAATGCTGCCGCCGCTGTCGGACAGCGATCCGCCCAAGGGCATCGCCGAGGTCACGATGATCGCGGTGGTGCCGGCGATCGCCAACGCCTTCGCGCACGCCACCGGCCGGCGCGTGCGGGAGCTGCCGATCACGCCGGACAAAGTCCTGGCCGCGCTGGCGCAGGACGATGCGGCCGGCGCCGGCGCCACCCTCGCCCCGGAGAGCCGCGCATGAGCGCCGACGCCGATACCCAGGGGCTGCGCAGCCGCCCGCTGCGCCTGACCGTCAACGGCCGCGCCTACGGCCCGGTCGAGGTCCCCGACGACATGATGCTGATCGACGTGCTGCACGAGTACCTCGGCCTGACCGGCACCCGCTTCGGTTGCGGCCAGGGCGTCTGCCGCGCCTGTACCGTAATCGTCGACGACGAGCGCGGCCCGCGCGAAGTGCGCAGCTGCATCACCGGCGCGCACTACTTCCACGGCAAGCGCATCCGCACCGTCGAAGGCCATGCGCGCCGCGACGACGGCGGCCGCATCGTCGAGCTCTCGCCGGTGCAGCAGGCCTTCCTCGATCACTTCAGTTTCCAGTGCGGCTACTGCACGCCGGGCTTCGTCAACGCCGCGACCGTGCTGCTGGAACGGCTGCGCCAGCGGCCGGTAGCGCGCGCCCAGCTGGAAGACGCCATCACCGAAGCCTTGAACCCTCACCTGTGCCGCTGCACCGGTTACGTGCGCTATTACGAGGCGGTGCGGCAACTGGCCCTGGATACGCCAGGGTTGGTGAGCGATGCGGAACCGAAGGAGCGCGGATCATGAGCCGGCGCAACCGCAGGCGGCCGTTGCGGCTGTTGCTGTGGCTGGCGCTGATCGCCGCGGCACTCTGGCTGATCGGCTGGGCATGGTCCTGGTGGGCGCAACGGGGCCCGGTGCAGACCGTCCACGCCAGCGCCGCGCAGATCGAGCGCGGCCGCTACCTCGCCGCGGCCGCCGACTGCGCCGCCTGCCACACCGCCGACGGCGGCGCGCCGTTCGCGGGCGGCGTGCCGCTGGCCTCGCCGTTCGGGGTCATCCACGGCACCAACATCACCCCCGACCCGGATACCGGCATCGGCCGCTACACCGCCGACGACTTCCACCACGCGCTGACCCGCGGCGAAGCGCGCGACGGCCACCAGCTGTATCCGGCCATGCCCTATGTGTCCTATCGCGATATCGCCCGCGCCGACAGCGACGCGATCTACGCCTATCTGATGACCCGCACGCCGGTCAGGCAGGCCAACCTGCGCAACGGAGTCGGTTTTCCGTTCAACCTCCGCAGCGGCATCCACGCCTGGAACGGGCTGTTCGCCGGCGCGCGGGCCACGCCGGCCTCGCAAGGACAGTCCGCGCAATGGAAACGCGGCCGGTACTTGGTCGAAACCCTCGGCCATTGCGGCGAATGCCACAGTCCGCGCGGCTGGCTGGGCCAGATCGACCGCGACCGGCCCTTGCAGGGCAATGCCGACCTGGGTCGTTTCGCCGCGCCCGACCTGACCCCGCACGGCCTGGCCGCGCGCGGCTGGGATCGCGCCGCGCTGCGCGAGTACCTCGCCACCGGCCGCGCCGCACAGGCGGTGGCGTCCGACGAGATGCTCAAGGTGGTCGACCTGTCCACTCGTCATTTGCGCAACGAGGACGTGGATGCGATCGCGACCTACCTGACCGGCGATCGCGCCGCGCCCGCGCTGGCACTGGCCGCGCCGGCCGAACCGCCCGCGCCATCGCCGGCCTACGATCGCTATCTGGCGCTGTGCGCGGGCTGCCATGGCCGCGACGGCGACGGCGTGCCGCATGTCGCGCCGGCCTTGCGCGGCAACAGCGGCCTGCGCGATCCACGGGCGCACAACCTGATCGTCGCCATTCTCGACGGCCTGCCCGAGCACGTCCTGCCTGGGATGGAACGCATGCAGGAGATGCCCGGCTTCGGCGAAGAACTCGACGATGCGCAAGTCGCCGAACTCGCGCAGTGGCTGCGCAACCGCTACGGCGGCCGCAACGACGCCGTCGCCGCGCAACAGGTGCGCGACCTGCGCGAAAGCCGCGCCGCGCACCGCTGAACCTGTACGGTCGAACGCGCGCGGACACGCCGCGTTCGCTGCCGCAGCCGCGATCCGAAGCGTGGACAGGCCGCATCGCACCGGCGGCCGGCGGCTCGG is part of the Lysobacter firmicutimachus genome and encodes:
- a CDS encoding xanthine dehydrogenase family protein molybdopterin-binding subunit, whose amino-acid sequence is MPARLSRRDFLKSSLVAGIAVYVAAPGSDVLAALFERERLRPPPWDPARGRLRYRTDATAKVAGEKLFSYDIRSRDLPGWPAQQAHAMLLRATRADRVYQGFDLSALEAGLQPDRVVAAADLTRDGVALPPFYGEDMLLPPGKTPAYLGQAVALLIWHDFARFRAAKTRLKFRDDLIRWGAQTGPIEREPWASFRYVRVGGATAFDDDAYSSLKDTPLFPAGYRKQLPQWPAADAAGKLDAQGMAHAEAIEAELNAAGAGKQVFEREYFSQSIDTAAMEPDNGNGWFDAATGTVHAVSATQSPNEVAEDGARMLAASRFAAKALVLHPCYTVGYGSKDHNPFPFYALMAALYGDGRPVRLANDRYEQFQSSLKRHSFRMHYRLKLDRASGRFEVFQGRMQGDGGGRRNFSPSVCLVAATAAQSIYYFPRSDLASTVIASRALDAGSARGYGTLQSMGATEMLVDEIAAELGLDPIELRLRNVFDTGMKNTQGAIPGGVQRAGEVLRKARMHPLWTQRAARKREYEAAHPGHRYGVGFGCVQKDYGTGAEAAFAEVALGRDGRIVLRHIGIEMGTGMASSQAALCAPWLGRPADEVRTGETAWPELPMVATDDPWLMSQATQDAHAGDPRWTPNYASPSSASNSAYFFGHATREAARQVFVQGLWPAALALWRRGYGGGQLAPLSVRREDARWIEGRLTAAGLQPLALPELAAAAYELGLATGAVVHTFNRWQWAEAEFALSGDEARLPLDGLALRWGDGAGTGPGAPTANGYRMLQRRRVHYPPTQRNNAGVVYYSVVGTLAEVAVDTATGRVELLNHHSIMECGTPIVPELVSGQLQGGLAMGIGHALHEYLPLYEDGPGNGTWNFNRYALPRARDVAVWKQTGEMLPPLSDSDPPKGIAEVTMIAVVPAIANAFAHATGRRVRELPITPDKVLAALAQDDAAGAGATLAPESRA
- a CDS encoding (2Fe-2S)-binding protein, encoding MSADADTQGLRSRPLRLTVNGRAYGPVEVPDDMMLIDVLHEYLGLTGTRFGCGQGVCRACTVIVDDERGPREVRSCITGAHYFHGKRIRTVEGHARRDDGGRIVELSPVQQAFLDHFSFQCGYCTPGFVNAATVLLERLRQRPVARAQLEDAITEALNPHLCRCTGYVRYYEAVRQLALDTPGLVSDAEPKERGS
- a CDS encoding c-type cytochrome, translated to MSRRNRRRPLRLLLWLALIAAALWLIGWAWSWWAQRGPVQTVHASAAQIERGRYLAAAADCAACHTADGGAPFAGGVPLASPFGVIHGTNITPDPDTGIGRYTADDFHHALTRGEARDGHQLYPAMPYVSYRDIARADSDAIYAYLMTRTPVRQANLRNGVGFPFNLRSGIHAWNGLFAGARATPASQGQSAQWKRGRYLVETLGHCGECHSPRGWLGQIDRDRPLQGNADLGRFAAPDLTPHGLAARGWDRAALREYLATGRAAQAVASDEMLKVVDLSTRHLRNEDVDAIATYLTGDRAAPALALAAPAEPPAPSPAYDRYLALCAGCHGRDGDGVPHVAPALRGNSGLRDPRAHNLIVAILDGLPEHVLPGMERMQEMPGFGEELDDAQVAELAQWLRNRYGGRNDAVAAQQVRDLRESRAAHR